Part of the Falco cherrug isolate bFalChe1 chromosome 6, bFalChe1.pri, whole genome shotgun sequence genome is shown below.
GGGAGCACCCTTGGGAGAcgcttccccctcctctcccaccgGGATTTCAAACTCCTGCATCACTGCATGTAGCAGAGTGGCTCTAGATATTTATTTCCGTTAGAAGAGTTCCTTTAAGTAAACCTTGATGCCTCTGTTTGGCTCGGGACCCACCTCTCCCAGATTTGCTGGCATGAGAGGAACCAGAGCAGGGTGATGAAACCAGGGTCTTGATCCCAGCACAGGGTGCGTGGGTGTCCGTGTCGCTCACTGTGGGGCCGAGACCCACATGATGGCTCGGCACAGCTTGCAAGACACCTGCGAAGCCACTTCAAAAGCCACTTTCTCAAAAACCTAAACCCCAAACTTCCTGGGGAAGCTACAAGAGGGCAAGCGTTGACAGCTTTGGGGGTTTACACCCCTCTGTGTACATCAGCACGTGGCAGGACGGTGGCTTCCAACTTCCCTCttgcctgccttcctgggaAACGCGGCCACTTTGCACTCCAGGCTATTCCGCAAACAGCCCTTTGGATCGGGAAGGAGCACAAGGCCGTGCCGAGCAGGAGCGCTGCGAGGAGGTGTGAATAACGCCAGTAGACTAGACATggtttccatttaaaaacaatttaatttaattctctGATCCTGCAACTCTTTGAGAATGAAGGAAAGCTAAGTGAGCCTAAAAAGGGAGAAATCCACTGCTTCCAACTTCAAAAAGCCTCAGCAAAATCAATTAGGACCGTACGAAGGTTCTTGAAAGAACAGCAGGGACTGACTGAACCGCACGAGCTCGTTACCTTTCCAAatcctccctctctctgcaACGTCCCTGCACAACGCCAGCCGTGGTGTGTAGGTGTCTTTACATTTCACCCACCTGGGGACCTGGATCATGCTTTGCAAACAGAACGTAAAATCAGTGTCAGTGTTTAACGTACTGCGGAAACGGCCTCCTCTGATGGGGGAAGGCAGCCGCCGTGGaagggaacaaaggaacaatGAATGTGAACCGAGTGCCCCGGTGCTAAAGGTTTTAATTAGGAACTGGTCTGTATCCATCGCCGATGGATTGAGCTGCAGGTTTCCCCGTTTTCCTTATTCTGCAGAAGTATTTCCCTAGATTCAGTCAGTTCATGAGCGATGCTAGCTCACTCCTGCACCCACACAAGCCAATAACCTCGCTCCCGCCTCTCCAGCTGCAAAGCAATTACGTTCTTTGAACTCTTCGCAAAGGCAAGGTGTCTACCTGAGGAATCTGGCTCACAGCAGCACCGATGccgctgcctgcagctttcACCAACACCAGCCATGGCAGCTCCCGTCCCTCCGCCTTCCCAAGCCCCCCGGACAGGCCGGCAAATCTGCTTTATCTCCTCCTGAGCCTCTGCTGAGACGAGACACTTAATCCAACCAGCTCCCGTGACCCCCGTGGAACGATCGGTACCTCCAGCCACCCCATCTGCATGTTGGTTGCCTGCAGATAACCGTGCAGCGACAGGCGCCCGGCGCACCTTCATTAGTCTCTGTGATTAACAGACCTGTGAATGTATTTAGTTCCAAAAaatgcttcccagcagctgtaagACTACCAGCTACAATGATGTATTTAACAGACATAGGAAAAAAGACCTTCTGCTGTCTGGTGAGATGTGCTGGGATGTATGATTAATGGAGGATTCTGCTAATGAATGATTTGGAGACAATGCttaattttagagaaaaatagaACGGTATTGACTGACTCAATCCTGCCCGGGGACAGAAGCAAGTATTTAATTCTTCCCCGGATAAATTCAGCCCCTAGCTATCTTGCATCTCCGTGAGTGATGTTATTTGTCCCATTGAAAAAATTTAACTAGTCTGAAGCGCCCTTAATCCAAAGCAATCAATTTAACCGCCTGCCTCAACGGACAACTCCAGCATTTAGAGAGGCTTTTCTAACACACCGCTCTGATGTGCATGAGGCTCATTGCAGGGTAGGGAATAAAAACCGGAGAactcacactttttttttttcccccccaccaaagcagaacaaagctTCACCTTCACTACCTGTTCGCTCGAAAGACAAAGTGAATCACAGATCCACAttcctctccattttttttaactcttttaaAGAGAGATTATGACTGTaggtaaaaagaaataatcaaagTGGTACATCCTTAGTCATTGCTGCCAGTGCTCTGACCTAGGCAAAAATCAAGTGTCAAAGCCCCCCGAGCCAGGCGCTGAGCAGAGGCACCCACTGTCACCCTGTGGCGTGCTTGACAGTGCCGTTCTCTTCCTGCAATGTGATGGCCAGTAAGCAGTCGCCACTGCCAAACGTTTGCCTCCGGTCACCAAAGCAGTCGCTTTCACCAAGACCCAGCATTTTACCATGAGGGGAGCGATGGCCCGCAATATTTAGGGTGAGCAAGGAGGACGGCAGCATCGCCATCTCCCCCAGGAGCTGGAAGACAAGTGGTCTACAAACAGGGCACCACAGAGAGAGCAGCTCCGTCAGCAGCTAACCAACAGTTTAGGAACTTCCTGAACCACAAGGTTGCTCTAAACCACTGTTCAGTAACTGCTCATAGATTTACCTTCCACAAGTAGGTATGATCTGAACCCTCTGACACTTCACCCTCACCAGGGAGTTCAACAATTCAGGCAGGTGAAACCTGCGCATCCCCCAGGCATGCCCTTAGTTCTCGGAGCACAAGGTGGGAGTGTCCATTCAATAAAGAGTTTGTTTTCTCCATAACATACGTAATTTAACACACTTCCCATCTCCCCATTCCCAAATTTCAGGTCTTTGACaaacttctatttttcttttttgggtttgttttttttcctcagctatattattattaatgagCTGCATACAGCTTTTGAAACAGAATACCATGGATTCATGCACGCTTCCATTTTATTCTGTTCCTTTCCCAGCTACAGACTTTACATTTACCCTGTAATAGCAAGCTTGTTTTCAGAGAGCTacccacagcagctccaggatTCTCCCCCACCGCCCCTTTCACTAAGTAGTCATCACTTAAATTAGAGGCTGTCATTGCATACATTCATTTACCAATTCACTAGGTATTCGAGTAAGACTAACTTGTGGTACCTTcctaaaaacaaaaccaacgACAAAACGACAAAAAAAGAAGCGTCGCATGCGATTCTGAAAAGTATTACCAGTATTACCACACTTTTTAATGAATTAGTAAAAAAACACGGCATTTTTTATTAACTTATAGTTTCAAGCAATTGAAGCAGACTAGCTAAAAATATCTAGCAGCTGTGAGGATACTTGCCTAGCATGgcaaaacaaggaagaaaacgAGTAAACAGCCATTCTCGGACCCTGCAGTTTTCTCACATGTTGCAAGGGTGTGCAAACCTATCTGCATTCCAGAAAAATGGACCTGCCCACACCtaaaagagcagcagcatgccCTGAGGAGAGATGACAGAAAGCAGGCAACAGAGTAGCAGTGGCTACAGGATTAGGAGGAGAAGGGTGAAGAAACCTTACTTcagaaaggcagctctgcaaagcaggAGCGTATTGATAACCGAAAGCTTCAGAAAGGCAAACCCAGCACATGGTCCCAAGTTCTAATGCCCCAGAACTCCAAGATGAGTTAGAAACCAAGGCAACAACTAGGATTCGGTAAGACAGGGCTGTACTGCAGGTGTAGAGCTGCAGTCGAAGCCAGACCTGTCTCCTACCAGAAGCCAGAAACGCTCTTCAGAACAGGGCGACCGTGGCTCTTCATAACAGAAGGTCCAGACCTCCATTTTCAGCGTCTTTCCACTCACCACACGGGCTGTCTGTGCACAGGTGTCAAGAGCTAAATGAGCTTCAAAGCAATTGTGTCTATCATTGCTGCGCATGCTTCAGATGTGGGAGCGTTGTCGGGCTAGGGATTCCCTAAATTCAAAAGTCAAGTTTAATTTAACCATTTGAATtaacttattttgaaaaagctgttCCCACAACAGCTCTTTTCAGCGGCCACCCCTATCAGGTAGTCCATTTGTTATCCGTTACAGGGACAGAGGCCAATTAATGCTTGTTTGTGCAGGACAAACATATTTTACAGCCTGGAGGAGCAGGTGAGAAAATGTTACGCTTCCCCATGGAAGGCCAGCGGAGCCTCTGGATAAAGTCATGGCAGGAAGAAAGATTCCCGCCACGAATTTAGCTCATGACACACAGCTTATAATACAGTCTTCTCTAGTGCAGTCACAGTCTTAGTAGAGTAggacaggggaaagaaatatATAAACTATTTCCAACAGGAACATATGTATTTGTCCTCTGTGCAGCATAGGTGGTGCAGAGGGGCTCGCTGTGTTATAGCTTTCTTTTGGCAGTTTATTCTTTTCCTACGAAAAGAAGCTGCCCCTGAAGGACACTGCTTCACCTCTGCACAACAGAAGAGCACAGGAGGAACCTTTTCTAGGAGCTCCCAgctcaagaaaagcaaagatcaGCAAGACTTTacagataaattaaaatattttttcaaatgggGTGCAAATTAGACTCTCCATTTACCTGCCAAGATTCCAGTTCAGTCCTTTTCATTCCCCTTGTAAGAACAGCTGGCACAAGCAGCTAACACAGCAGGAAGCATGATTCCTTAAACTACTTTAAGTGTTAGTGACGCATACATTCTAATCAAGAGTTGGCATCTTTAacattctttgtatttattttaagaaagcgTTTTAGTTAATCTAAGCAAGAATATTCAaaagctactgtgaagaaaatacatttttgtttctgctcaAACTTTTCAGAATAGACACTGAACACTTTGCCAGCTCATTCAGCAGACATCACTCAGTTACGTGGCCAAGCAGAACGGAGTGAggaattacatttaaaaaagcacCAATTAAACTTTCTAAAGACAACTTCTGAACCAAGAACATGGGACATGTCATTATCAGTGAGAAGCCAGGGCTGGAAAGGCAGTCAACATGCAATGGGGCAGAAAAGCCTGTCTTCCAGACTGCTCCTTCATGTTTCTTTGCTGTCCTTCAAAGGGGCAGTCACAGGACGGCAACAAAAGGATGCACAAGGGTTGCTTTAAAGAGAGCAAGTTCAGAAACAACTACAACTGTGCAGAGTATGGCCAGGCAGTCAAGGTCACCTCAACCAAGTTTTCACCTACACTACTCGCTGCATAAAAgaacataaatataaaaccacCGATGGCTTGCATAAAAATAGACTTTTTGGTAGTTCTcctcttaaaattttaaaattactgtacaaataaataaagttaTAGTCCATTTAAATATAACTGTTCGGGGAAAACTGGAAGGCAGCATTGGTCTTCTGATCAACCCTCTCATTCCAAAGGAAGGCAGAGTTGCTTGCCATCTCAGAGGCCTCCAGTGGGACACAATACCTGCAAAGGAAACATGCCAaagttgcaaaataaaatacttcttggTGAAAGCACCGGCCCATACCAAAGGTCCCACTGTTCTGCCTTGGTCAGGGACATCGATTAGCATAAGTATGCTTAGGGAAAAGCACAGGGTAGGTACGCAAACAGGCTGTCCTCAGTAAAAATCCCAGTTCTGAGCAATGTTTAACATCAGGACTTCCTGAATCACAGGTTATATATCCATctttaaattaatgaaagaaaactcaCTTAGATGTTTTTTCACACTGTTCTGAGGAGATTTAGTGTTTGGCTGTCCTACACTGTAGAGTTCATTGCCCCTGTGTTAACAAATCattacaggattaaaaaaaaaaaccaaaacaacaaaacaacaaactatCTCCTGTTTCATTTGAACTTGCTACAGGAGAAGTTCTTCTGCGGCACCTAGATTTAGCACTGTGAGAAACccttttcagcttctgtgctACTCCCGATTTTCGATTAGGAAGGCGGGATATGAAGTCAGCCAGCTCTCTGGGCTGAAGCATCCATGAATCGGTGTTTAAGACAACCcccatttcagaaaacagagctgggTTTCGTTTCAGTCCACACTAACACAGCAGCTGACAGTGTTTTCAACACATGAGAGTAGCGGCTCGCAGTGCAGACTGCTGTGCCACAAGTCATTGCTGCATCAACTCGGATTACATGCCAAAAGCAAGTACAGTAAGTATTCAGCTAGCTTCCTACCgaacagggaaataaaataaattaagaggATTGAGACCAACAGGGTTTTCAGGGATatgtcctggctctgctggcatTTTTGTTCTGCACCTGGTCTGCAAACCTATTTACCTTTAtggttttgtaatgaaaaaggaaagtcaACAGTAGTAAGCCTCACACCGGGCTGCtagaggctttttttctttcctcccctctttATCCTTGCAAATTCCTCTATAGCAGGCTAACCACTTCAGGGCTGGCCTGCCAACTAGTGGCACTGTTGCTGTTACAATATGCCAGGCCTCCTGTTTCACGTGGGAGTCCCCAGAACAGCAGATCCTACCAGACTAATCGAGTATTTTTTAGTgatgaaactgatttttctaaataaaaaaacagtGTTTATCTTTTCCCCTGAAATTTCAATAACACGTTTGATGTAGTGCCACATAAGAAAGTGTGAGAAACACAGGAGAAGACTGTGATTAGTAAAAAGGAAGATGTAAGGCAGTTAACCTGTCCCAAGGGAAAACTGCAATGGATagtttggaaataaaaaggcTAGAATTTTATCAAGATTGGCACTGGCAACGGACTtctttaattaatgttttcacTAACAGCCTTGGCACAATTTTAAGTGTGCTGATGACACAAAGCTGGAGGTATTacagttataaaaaaatatgatgaGGAAATATTCATTAACAGTTTCTTCTAACTGACAGGAGATAAAACCCAGTAATAGAAAACATTAAGGTCATGCATCTGTGAGCAAAAGTAACCCAGAATGTTATTGATTTGAAGCAactcaaggccaggctggacagggctgggagcagcctgggctggtggaaggggtCCCTGCTcgtggcagggggcttggaaggaggtggtctttaaggtctcttcccacccaaaccgttctgtgattctctgaagTCAAAAGGGGCTTTAGGAAACAAAGTAATTATGAGAGGATTAAGTGATACAGATATGAGAGATGTGATCCTGGAACACATCAGGAGGAGTATTTCCAGACTAGATAGTAAATGCTAGTGCTTTACAAGGACTTGAAGAAACTCGCCTGGAGAAAGCGCAGAAGTTATTTTGATATGGAGGACATATAGGAGCCAGCCAACCAGCCTTGGACAGGAAGAAATGCTGCTAACGTTACAATTGTTCTCTATAAAATAGTTCAGAATGGGCAAACACCTGGGAAGGAGAACACTTTAAGCTAAAGGACAAGTCTGTCACAAGATCAAGTGAGTATTAAAGTGATCAGAAATGCATCTGTGTTGCAAAGGACACTGTCCTTTACCTGTAAGGGCAGCCAGATGCTCAGTCTCAGTGACAGCATCAGACAgaaaaaactttatttctaTGATACATTTACCAAAGAAATCCTAGGATATGAAGTCCATGATAGCAGAAGACAGGACTTGAAAATCCTGGAAACTCCCTTCTGTATTTTCATCGCTCTGCTGAAAGACACTGAATCTGACAGACCATCCTGAATTTTATGTTGGACATTCAAACCTCCATCAAGGCAGATACTAAAGAGGCCATCAAGAAATCACAAGGATTAGGATCAAATTTTTTGTTCCGAAGTGGACACATAAGAAACAACAGTCTCGCTGCAGGACTCAGCAAGACCACCAGACTTCCAGTCCAGCTTTTTCCAAGACATTTTTCAAGGCCTTTACATATTAAATAGTTCAGGATACGAAGCTCCTCTGTTAGCTGGTGCACCCAGCTCTGGTACGCTCTGAGCATTAACAGCgctttagttaaaaaaaaataaaaaataaaagcctgtcTTGGGTCTGACAGCAACTATCGTGGCTGAATACCCTATGTAAGATGCACACCCACAAATATACAGTAACTTTGCCTGCTTCAGCTTTTGTTTAGTTAGCAAATACATTGTAAAAGCAACAAACAAGCACAGGTAAACGGTGGAGTGCTGGCAGAAACCTGCCCTCATCTGTGGAAATAGATGAGGTACAGGGTAAAGGACAGGCTGGCCCAAATACAGAGAGCACAACCAGTTCCCTGAACAAACCACATTAAGGAGCCACAAGTTTCTTTGTTAGACATACTTCAGCCAAATTCCTTTTCCCAAAATGTTTatcaaagccttttcttctcctagTTTGACCGCATCTTTCTATTGCTGAATTTTCAGAACTTCTACAGGTCGCACATACAGTTTAGAGGACCTTGGCCTGGAGGTCAATAACAGAAAATCCCCTGTAAGGTCAGACTAAATGGCCTGACAGAGACACTAACCTGAACGTCCTTCATCCCTACGAGGCAGAGCGTTGACGCTTTTTGCCATAGGAGATTTGCCCGATTCGGACTTCTAGTTGGAAGGCATCCAATCTTTTCTTCGGGTTAAAAGCCAGCATATCATGCAGGAGCTCGCAGAGATCATCTGGCATGGACTTGTTGTTCTTCAGGGGAATTCGTAATTTCATGTTGGGATTCTCCAGCAATGCTTCTCCAAGGGGAATAAGCTTCTTGCCTTGGCAGATATAAGTTCCTGAACACAGATAAGGGGGAGTCAGGTTATACAGGTAGAGGAAGTTCTACACAAAACGCTGACATGTGAGGTACAGACAGAcaatctggaaaacaaaacatctgaaaGATTCCTGGAAACATCACTTACTTAAGAGGCAACCACCAAGTCAAATATTGGGAGAGGCTGTTATCAGAAAAGGCTTTTACTTTCACATGGTAATCAAGATGCTGCACAAGGCTGCGTTCATTCATAACCATGTGTGGAACAGAGGGAGCAAGCTGAAGCATGGCATGCTCATCAAGCAGTTACACAGACCTCTACGTCTGCAGGGAACATGGGCTGCTGAAATAAGCTTCCTCCATTTCACTCCATTTCACCCTACTGGCAGACTCAGAAGCTctggaagagggagggagggagactGCTTGGCTGCAGTGACTTGAAAGAGTTAAACACAAAAGTTATTTGCTCAGTTAGTCAAacaattttcaattaaaatgacAGCATATGCCATTTACCATTAGCCAACTTCTCCTCAGCAAGATTAAGGAAGGGAAATGTAAATTTGCTCCTGGTAATCTAAATAATTTCACTGGTTGTTGAAAATGATTAACCAGCTTCCAAAACAGACAGTAAAAACAGCTTTGCTCACTCAGGCTGTTCTGCCCCTGCATCAAGCAAAGAATAAATGTTTCAAAGGCAGTGACCTGTCTGCGTATAGAAAAGGTTGGCCTTGCAAACTCCTTATCTCAAGTTGGTGGGCGGCTATTCTAATGAAATCTATTCATGCTTTGGTCTCAGCTGCAAccatttgcttgtttctgtaGGCAGGAACTAAAACATTTATCAAtgtttggcattttaaaaagaaataaataacagaaTTGAGTCTATttgggaagatgaaaaaaaaaattaaaggggTAGTGCAATAGCATCTCAAAGTTCCTCCGTAGACATGCCTTTTaagaatttaaacatttaaaagacaGGCAGACAGGTATACTATGATCTCAGAGCCTGGGTAGATGTCTTAAATTATTATGCTAATGTGCATGACTGGCATTCTCTCCCCTCGAGATGGATTTTCCACTGCAATATACTTTTCTGAAATCATTTAGTACAAAGTATTTCAAGCGTGCGAATATGTGGGGGATTTGGAGGAAGGAGGCggcagggggtgggaagagCAGGCCATCGGACGAGTCATCCCTGCAAGATCTTGCATCTCTAAACTGTGAGGAAACTCAGCCAGATGGCAGTGAAGCTTATCTAAACATCCTTTCCCAGTTTATTGTTTGGCTCCTTGGAACATCTTTCAGCGCTCCAAGTGATCCCATCCTTTGGTTATGCCAAGTTAAGGACACAAGCAAACCTATAAGCCCAGTTCCagaaaggttttggttttaagagCATTAAAAGCACTCCTGAGCAAATGGAAGTACACAGATACTAAATCCTTTATCAAGAGGATAGCTGTAAGACAGATGCCTCACCAACAGCtatgagggttttttctcttccaattCTTTAGTGACAGTAAGGGCCAAATCCATTTCTGCAGAGCATTCCTTAGAGTAAGGAACGCCTGACAGCATAGAAGCCAGAAGTGATCTTTCCCTCAACCTTTAAATCCTCCAGagtatttatgaaaaatttGGCAGAAGGAACGATCTTCCAAACAATATAATGATTTGCAAATATAAAAAGCATTCCCTCTACCTTAGTGATATGTCCTCAAGACCTGGAAACCCCACAGGAGAAGCTATCAAATCAGAAGCAAGgcatactgaagaaaaagatttcttcacagttctcttaaaaacaaaaacccaaacccccaaaaaaacccgaCTTTGAGTTCCTTTGGGTTGCAAGGTCCTTGCAAATTCCTGGAAAAAAGTCACATCTGAAGTATATATATGCCACAGCATTTGTAACTGTGCTGTGAGGACACCTCCCAGAGGGTCCCTACAGATCCAGAACATCCACTGGCAACAAGACACCAATCTGATCCTCACCAAGCAATTCCTTCTCAGTATCCACATCTCGGAAGGTGATCCTTTCGACCATAGCCCAGAAAATGATCCCAAGGGCAAATATATCAGCCTTTGCAGTGTAGTGACCTTCCCATACTTCTGGAGCCATGTAGAAGTTTGACCCACACGCAGAGGAGAAGCAATGCTGGTTCACATTCCCCTTCCCCTGACACACCTTGCTGAGGCCAAAATCTGCTACCTGCAATGCATAAACAGAAAAACCAAATCAGTTATTCACAAACACTGGCTTTACAAGCGTTTTTAAAAACAGCGGCTCGGTGAATTCCCCTCAGAAATCCATCACAGCACGGCACTCACACTAGTCGGGCAGCAACCCTGGTGAGATGAAAAGCTGGTTATTTCCTGCCAGCTGTCCGTTCCCCCACTCCTTTCCTGTCGTTTGATCCCCTTTCGAAGATGGGCAGAACAGGTATCTGACTGTTATCTTTCTGTGAAGTTCACTCTGATTACACCTAATCAGGATTAAACATACCTTGAACAACATCTATGGTAGAAGTGGCTCTTACTGTTCCATGGTGACCACACGGAATCTCTTGCATTACTATTATTGTCCATAGTGATTAATATGTCAATGATTTAATTGTCCCTTGATGGCTTTACAGGTCAAATTAGAAATACCATTATTGATCTGAATGGGCAAGACACGAATTATCTGAATGCACTGGCCTATTATTTTATATCCCAACTAGTGGATCTTTTGGGACTGAAAGTTCAGGAGCAAGCTGGCTCCCAGCTTTTTGGAGCACTGTAACAGACTTTCCGTCTGGTGCTACAAGAAACAAAGCCAGCTGGCCTTCACCTCAATCAGGGCACCAACATGAAGCACGAAGACATTTCCCACATCTCCCGAACATCAATATGTGCTTGAGGCAGCAATATTGGACGCACTAGCTGTTGTACCAGGGCAGTATGTTCTTAAAGTTTAAGGGCGCAGAAAATATTGCTTCAGTTTTGACTGATCGTGATCTCTCTGATTATCTAGCATGCAGAAGTTTGACAGCCCTGAACTGCTCCTCTCAAGGATAAGCAGTGGATGAAGGATGTTAGAGAAACACACCACTGTGACCTCTACTTCCTTCCAAGagtcctaaaaaaaataaaataaaaatatgcccACAACTGATATCAGATGTTCTGAGTACACTTACTGCAAGTATCACAAGACTTACCAAAAGCCCATTCCAAAGCACATGACGCATAAGCATTTAGATCACATACTTATTACAGCAAAGTTTCATTTCCTTACCTTTACCATAGGACTTCCATGTCTATGAGAAATCAAAATATTGTCAGATTTCAGGTCTCTATGCACTATCTGGTTTCTGTGCAGGAAAGCTATGGCACTGCTGAGCTGCCGCATGAAGCTGTTGTTCAGCTGAGCATCTGGGCTGCGAGACAGCAGGTATTCGTTCATGTTGCCACCGTCACATAACTCCATCAcaaaccacagaaagcagggcaATCTGGGATCCACGCACCTCCGCCCTTTCAAGCAGGTCTCAATTAGCAGCAAATGGCTGTCTGATTTCTTGGAACAATGACTAACTGGCTGAAAGATCTGGCCGCTCTGCAGGATACACTCCTCCAACTGGATcacattttcatgtttcctcTGGATGCTCTGCAGGGCCCAGAACTCTTGGAGAGCCAGTTCTACATTTTCAGGCACACTACAACGCATTCTTTTTACAGCTACTTTGTTTCTAGTTTGATTAACAATGGCCTCATAAACCACGCCATAGGTCCCTCGGCCCACTTCTCGAACAATGTTGTACTTGGATTCCGCAGCCATCCCTCACTTCGGCCTAGCAAGgtgcaaagcagaggaaaatactTGAACTTATGGCAAGCAGCTGTCACTTGCAGTAAAACCCTGGAAGAGAAGGAGATAAAAAGCTTAACTCTCCTAAACGAAGCAGCTTACCAACGATCAACTGCAAATACTTCCAACCGGTATCAATTTCAGCTGTACGTGCATTGGTGTACGGTGCAGCTGCATGAGGACTGACAGGTAAAACGGGGTTTTAAGAGAAAGCCTATATCCATGGTAACTTTCAGACATTATCAAGTACAATCCTGACTGCACAGTAGGATACAACCACCCAGGAAGTAACATTGATTTGTCAACAACAGATGAAGTttagtgagaaagaaaaagagctatGTAGACACGTTCTgtaagcagcacagaaaagggaGGATGAGACCTCCTGGGTAACAGCTGAACTTACTTTTACCAGAATTGACttctaaagaaataaagctAGCCAGAAGTGCCTGTTTGGCACTAAAATCTTTCACCCCTGCTCTCCCCCCGCACAAATATACCAATTATTCAGTAACTACATCATGTCCCTGGCACTTCCGCTACCAATTTTCTACCACTTCACACCCCGAGACTCACTCCCTTTCTCCAGCTCACCTTCTTCCTACCGCTTCACAAGCCTTACACTGCGCTTCCCCTCCACCTCAAGCTCCCTGTTCCACTccactgccccccagcccaccacatccttcACTTTATTGCCCAGTACAGGTTCCTGCTGTGATTCTCATGGTCCCTCATTcaattccccacccccccagccctaTCCCCCAATAACCCTGCTCCCTTTTGAGCCTCCCATTTCACTTCTTCCTTTGCCAGTGCTTTTCAACACCATCCCAAGTTTTTCTCCCTAATAACACATTAATCATTCCCTGTGTTCATGTGTCACATGTTCCTTTCCCAATCCCCTTAATGCTTCTCCTGTTAAACCTCCCCTTTACTCCCTACtccacctgctgctgccttcaaaGCCCcacttccctctcccttcctaAACCCTCAGTCCAGGTTCCCCAACCTAATGCcccacttcccagcccaccccaccttccttctcaatccctctcctccctccagctTCATCTGCCAGCTGAGCTCCTTTCCCAAAAACACAGATGcg
Proteins encoded:
- the LOC102057254 gene encoding serine/threonine-protein kinase 35-like is translated as MAAESKYNIVREVGRGTYGVVYEAIVNQTRNKVAVKRMRCSVPENVELALQEFWALQSIQRKHENVIQLEECILQSGQIFQPVSHCSKKSDSHLLLIETCLKGRRCVDPRLPCFLWFVMELCDGGNMNEYLLSRSPDAQLNNSFMRQLSSAIAFLHRNQIVHRDLKSDNILISHRHGSPMVKVADFGLSKVCQGKGNVNQHCFSSACGSNFYMAPEVWEGHYTAKADIFALGIIFWAMVERITFRDVDTEKELLGTYICQGKKLIPLGEALLENPNMKLRIPLKNNKSMPDDLCELLHDMLAFNPKKRLDAFQLEVRIGQISYGKKRQRSAS